From the Leptospirales bacterium genome, one window contains:
- the rpsD gene encoding 30S ribosomal protein S4: protein MAHYNGPRLRIVRRFGVPLIGLTRKSTQKRPYPPGMGAQNRRQKFSEFKKKLYEKQKLRFNYGVGERQLRNLMSEARHSHEPTGLVLLRLLEQRLDSVVFRMGFAPTMPAARQLVGHGHIEVNGQRVDIPSYRVRPGDVISVCEKSRKLEAISNCLQSPTLRLPGYLSLEPSAMTGKMESLPQRDDIPIQVEEQLIVEYYAQRL, encoded by the coding sequence ATGGCTCACTATAACGGTCCTCGCCTGCGCATCGTTCGTCGCTTTGGCGTCCCGCTGATCGGTCTTACCCGCAAATCCACCCAGAAGCGTCCTTATCCGCCGGGAATGGGGGCCCAGAACCGCCGCCAGAAATTCAGCGAATTCAAGAAGAAGCTCTACGAGAAGCAGAAGCTGCGCTTCAACTATGGCGTCGGCGAACGGCAACTGCGTAACCTGATGTCCGAAGCCCGCCACTCCCATGAGCCGACCGGTCTGGTCTTGCTGCGTCTCCTGGAACAGCGTCTGGACAGCGTTGTATTCCGCATGGGCTTTGCGCCCACCATGCCCGCTGCGCGTCAGCTGGTCGGTCACGGTCACATTGAGGTCAATGGCCAGCGCGTTGATATTCCCAGCTACCGCGTGCGACCGGGCGATGTGATTTCGGTTTGTGAAAAGAGCCGCAAGCTTGAAGCAATCAGCAATTGTCTGCAATCGCCCACACTGCGTCTGCCGGGCTATTTGAGCCTCGAACCTTCGGCCATGACCGGAAAAATGGAGTCGTTGCCACAGCGCGATGATATCCCGATTCAGGTCGAAGAACAGCTGATCGTTGAATACTACGCACAGCGATTGTAA
- a CDS encoding SCO family protein produces MKRQTSPNPGPRALILTALLCSLLYSGCGPLLPDLGAAPELAFGAASSSSGAPLRIPDPEATATLVYFGYTSCPDFCPQTLSKIRRAVNSLGRRGRGVRTILISVDPERDSPELLRRYLEGFGLQAAGVSPETAALRDAAHAFAVDFRRVESPESALRYTVDHSTRLFVIDARGRLRARLSAESSAADLVELLDRLLPAF; encoded by the coding sequence ATGAAGCGCCAAACCTCGCCGAACCCGGGGCCTCGAGCCCTTATTCTGACCGCTCTGCTTTGCTCTCTGCTTTACAGCGGCTGTGGACCGCTGCTGCCCGATCTGGGTGCGGCGCCAGAGCTTGCCTTTGGCGCTGCTAGCAGCAGCTCTGGCGCGCCGCTGCGCATCCCCGATCCCGAGGCCACAGCGACCCTGGTCTATTTTGGTTACACCAGCTGCCCGGACTTCTGTCCGCAGACACTGAGCAAGATTCGTCGCGCCGTGAATAGCCTGGGTCGACGCGGCCGAGGCGTACGCACCATTCTGATCAGCGTCGATCCAGAGCGTGATTCGCCGGAGCTTCTAAGACGCTACCTCGAGGGCTTTGGGCTGCAGGCCGCCGGCGTTTCGCCTGAAACTGCCGCGCTGCGCGACGCGGCCCATGCATTTGCCGTAGATTTCCGACGCGTGGAGAGCCCGGAATCCGCGCTGCGCTACACGGTCGACCATAGCACGCGGCTCTTTGTGATCGACGCTCGGGGCCGCTTGCGCGCGCGCCTCAGCGCCGAAAGCAGCGCCGCAGACCTGGTCGAGTTGCTGGACCGGCTGCTGCCGGCCTTTTAG
- a CDS encoding copper chaperone PCu(A)C gives MSIVFVALAAAGGRCQRSPDAPQELEIRNARVRSAAAGLNSAAYLQIENLGAGLERLLGAQCAEAKTAELHRIILDEGLHQMRPLSAIEIPPGQSVALTPGGDHIMLIDLHRPLIGGQQVQLQLQFESRTAISIPARVTDDP, from the coding sequence TTGAGTATTGTTTTCGTTGCGCTGGCGGCGGCGGGCGGCCGCTGCCAGCGATCGCCGGACGCCCCGCAGGAATTGGAGATTCGCAATGCACGCGTTCGGAGCGCCGCCGCCGGATTGAACAGCGCCGCCTATCTGCAAATAGAAAATCTGGGCGCTGGTCTGGAGCGATTGCTGGGCGCACAGTGCGCCGAGGCCAAGACTGCGGAACTACATCGAATCATTCTCGACGAGGGCCTGCATCAGATGCGCCCGCTATCGGCCATTGAGATTCCCCCAGGACAGAGCGTTGCGCTCACCCCCGGCGGAGACCACATTATGCTGATTGATCTGCATCGACCGCTGATCGGCGGACAGCAGGTCCAGTTGCAATTGCAGTTCGAGTCGCGAACTGCCATTTCCATTCCTGCTCGGGTTACGGACGATCCATGA